The Cricetulus griseus strain 17A/GY chromosome 9, alternate assembly CriGri-PICRH-1.0, whole genome shotgun sequence genome has a segment encoding these proteins:
- the LOC100769379 gene encoding vomeronasal type-1 receptor 4 has protein sequence MFSRDLISEFFFLSELFIGFLGNSLLFMLYLYSFLIQPRLKKPIDMIFTHLTLVNVLSIAFRLLPDVMASFAVKLLFHDVGCKAVLYAYSVTRGLSICTTSLLSVFQAVTVSSNHSKWAWLKSKLEPCIFPSLLLIWIINAFVYIPMLENVKGQINFTVVGSRYSQTYCRSNQVRHHTTLSLVTALTIRDILFVLLMMGTSLYMVTLLFRHNRRTRHVHSSRVSSQASSEKKATHSILLLVGFFMFFYFSNTFVTFYSLHGPKNGQVLDVISGALSSGYPIICPYVLMNNRKIISTFISSLSNFECTFSTRGCHG, from the coding sequence ATGTTTTCAAGAGACCTAATTTCTGAATTCTTCTTCCTGTCAGAACTTTTCATTGGATTCCTGGGAAACTCACTGCTCTTCATGCTATACCTGTACAGCTTCTTAATTCAGCCTCGTCTGAAGAAACCCATAGATATGATTTTCACACATCTGACGCTTGTCAACGTGCTGAGCATCGCGTTCCGGCTGCTGCCAGACGTCATGGCGTCCTTCGCCGTCAAGCTCCTTTTCCATGACGTTGGATGCAAGGCAGTTTTGTACGCATACAGTGTTACCAGGGGCCTTTCCATCTGCACTACGTCTCTGCTGAGTGTGTTTCAAGCCGTCACTGTCAGTTCTAATCATTCCAAGTGGGCGTGGCTTAAGTCCAAGCTTGAGCCCTGCATTTTTCCCTCACTCCTTCTCATCTGGATCATCAATGCCTTTGTCTATATTCCCATGCTTGAAAACGTAAAGGGCCAAATCAACTTCACTGTTGTGGGTTCTAGATATTCCCAGACATACTGCCGAAGCAACCAGGTTCGCCATCACACCACCTTGTCACTTGTGACTGCGTTAACGATTAGAGACATCCTGTTCGTGCTTCTCATGATGGGGACCAGCCTCTACATGGTGACACTCCTGTTCAGACACAATAGGAGAACCCGGCATGTCCACAGTTCCAGAGTCTCTTCCCAGGCCTCTTCTGAAAAGAAAGCCACGCACAGCATCCTCCTGCTGGTGGgtttcttcatgtttttctatttctcaaaCACCTTTGTCACCTTCTATTCACTCCACGGACCTAAGAACGGCCAAGTGTTGGATGTGATTAGTGGAGCTTTGTCTTCCGGCTACCCAATCATCTGCCCTTATGTTCTGATGAACAATAGGAAAATCATTTCCACattcatttcttccctttcaaACTTTGAATGTACCTTTTCTACAAGAGGCTGCCATGGCTAA